The following proteins are co-located in the Silene latifolia isolate original U9 population chromosome 1, ASM4854445v1, whole genome shotgun sequence genome:
- the LOC141592149 gene encoding O-fucosyltransferase 29 isoform X2: MDAVKEGDVFVVSAIYFRSAVPERLSNGYLLIATSGGLNQQRTGITDAVVVARILNATLVVPSLDHNSYWKDGSDFADIFDVDWFIHSLAKDVKIVKRVPDKVMRSMEKPPYTMRVPRKSTPEDYIELVLPILLRRRVVQLYKFDYRLANDLDSELQKLRCRVNYHALRFTKPIQELGAKVVMRIRRMASRFIAVHVRFEPDMLAFSGCYYGGGEKERNELREIRKRWDTLPDLSPLEERKRGKCPLTPEEVGVMLRALGFKNDTYLYVASGEIYGGEATLQPLRGLFPNFYTKDMLAAEELKSLLPFASRLAAIDYIVCDESDVFVTNNNGNMAKILAGRRRYMGHKRTIKPNAKKLSALFMSRDTMGWSTFAKKVKSAQRGFMGEPDEMKLGKGDFQEFPADCICKRRIRPSINGTSEDNGDVSVSDGWRKLGNKTVGEGWGSPKDADVDEFLRRV, from the exons ATGGATGCAGTAAAAGAGGGCGACGTTTTCGTTGTAAGTGCAATCTATTTTCGTT CGGCGGTTCCTGAGAGATTATCAAATGGCTATTTGCTTATAGCGACTAGTGGAGGGCTCAATCAACAAAGGACCGGG ATAACAGACGCTGTAGTTGTAGCTCGCATACTCAATGCTACTTTGGTAGTTCCTTCACTGGATCATAATTCATACTGGAAAGATGGGAG TGACTTCGCTGACATTTTTGATGTTGACTGGTTCATACATTCTCTTGCCAAAGATGTGAAAATTGTTAAAAGAGTGCCTGATAAAGTCATGAGATCTATGGAAAAGCCACCATATACCATGCGAGTGCCAAGAAAATCAACCCCGGAAGACTATATTGAGCTAGTCTTACCTATACTCTTGAGAAGACGT GTTGTGCAGCTATACAAGTTTGACTATAGGCTGGCAAATGACCTTGATTCAGAACTTCAGAAGTTACGATGCCGTGTTAACTATCATGCTCTGAGATTTACCAAGCCTATTCAGGAACTTGGTGCTAAAGTAGTCATGAGAATACGTCGAATGGCATCACGATTTATTGCTGTTCATGTAAG ATTCGAACCTGACATGCTGGCATTCTCAGGGTGCTACTATGGGGGAGGTGAAAAGGAAAGAAACGAGCTTCGTGAAATAAGGAAGCGTTGGGACACCTTACCG GATTTGAGCCCACTTGAAGAGCGTAAAAGAGGGAAATGTCCGCTCACTCCCGAAGAAGTTGGTGTCATGCTTAGAGCACTAGGCTTCAAAAATGATACCTATCTGTATGTGGCTTCTGGCGAAATCTATGGTGGGGAGGCCACTCTACAACCTCTGCGGGGACTTTTCCCCAACTTCTACACAAAAGATATGCTTGCTGCCGAGGAGTTGAAATCTCTGTTGCCCTTCGCTTCCCGCCTAGCTGCTATAGACTACATTGTGTGTGATGAGAGTGATGTCTTTGTCACCAACAACAATGGTAACATGGCAAAGATACTAGCAGGTCGAAG GCGGTACATGGGCCACAAGAGGACAATTAAACCCAATGCGAAAAAGCTTAGTGCTTTATTCATGTCTCGGGACACAATGGGGTGGAGTACATTTGCGAAAAAGGTCAAGTCGGCTCAGAGGGGCTTCATGGGAGAACCGGATGAAATGAAACTAGGAAAAGGAGACTTCCAAGAATTTCCTGCTGATTGCATATGCAAGAGGCGTATCAGGCCGTCTATTAATGGAACATCTGAAGACAACGGCGATGTTTCTGTTAGTGATGGCTGGCGTAAACTCGGAAACAAAACTGTTGGAGAGGGTTGGGGTTCCCCCAAGGACGCTGACGTAGATGAGTTTTTGCGACGGGTGTGA
- the LOC141592149 gene encoding O-fucosyltransferase 29 isoform X1 encodes MQFSDGNCNANADFNENADLVVNSYNNNSKIDVKQQNISCWRSKRKPISWSFVCGIMLFGFGLISLFTGHVVSDLEYYSQSLIKKGIYNTWAASHRERINIWKSSYTEAYYGCSKRGRRFRSAVPERLSNGYLLIATSGGLNQQRTGITDAVVVARILNATLVVPSLDHNSYWKDGSDFADIFDVDWFIHSLAKDVKIVKRVPDKVMRSMEKPPYTMRVPRKSTPEDYIELVLPILLRRRVVQLYKFDYRLANDLDSELQKLRCRVNYHALRFTKPIQELGAKVVMRIRRMASRFIAVHVRFEPDMLAFSGCYYGGGEKERNELREIRKRWDTLPDLSPLEERKRGKCPLTPEEVGVMLRALGFKNDTYLYVASGEIYGGEATLQPLRGLFPNFYTKDMLAAEELKSLLPFASRLAAIDYIVCDESDVFVTNNNGNMAKILAGRRRYMGHKRTIKPNAKKLSALFMSRDTMGWSTFAKKVKSAQRGFMGEPDEMKLGKGDFQEFPADCICKRRIRPSINGTSEDNGDVSVSDGWRKLGNKTVGEGWGSPKDADVDEFLRRV; translated from the exons ATGCAATTTTCGGATGGTAATTGTAATGCTAATGCTGATTTTAATGAAAATGCTGATTTAGTTGTTAatagttataataataatagcaaaATTGATgttaaacaacaaaatataagTTGTTGGAGATCTAAAAGAAAGCCAATTTCATGGTCATTTGTGTGTGGGATTATGTTGTTTGGGTTTGGTTTAATTTCTTTGTTTACTGGACATGTTGTTTCTGATCTTGAGTACTACTCTCAAAGTTTGATTAAGAAGGGCATCTACAATACATGG GCTGCAAGCCATCGCGAACGAATTAATATATGGAAATCAAGTTATACAGAAGCTTATTATGGATGCAGTAAAAGAGGGCGACGTTTTCGTT CGGCGGTTCCTGAGAGATTATCAAATGGCTATTTGCTTATAGCGACTAGTGGAGGGCTCAATCAACAAAGGACCGGG ATAACAGACGCTGTAGTTGTAGCTCGCATACTCAATGCTACTTTGGTAGTTCCTTCACTGGATCATAATTCATACTGGAAAGATGGGAG TGACTTCGCTGACATTTTTGATGTTGACTGGTTCATACATTCTCTTGCCAAAGATGTGAAAATTGTTAAAAGAGTGCCTGATAAAGTCATGAGATCTATGGAAAAGCCACCATATACCATGCGAGTGCCAAGAAAATCAACCCCGGAAGACTATATTGAGCTAGTCTTACCTATACTCTTGAGAAGACGT GTTGTGCAGCTATACAAGTTTGACTATAGGCTGGCAAATGACCTTGATTCAGAACTTCAGAAGTTACGATGCCGTGTTAACTATCATGCTCTGAGATTTACCAAGCCTATTCAGGAACTTGGTGCTAAAGTAGTCATGAGAATACGTCGAATGGCATCACGATTTATTGCTGTTCATGTAAG ATTCGAACCTGACATGCTGGCATTCTCAGGGTGCTACTATGGGGGAGGTGAAAAGGAAAGAAACGAGCTTCGTGAAATAAGGAAGCGTTGGGACACCTTACCG GATTTGAGCCCACTTGAAGAGCGTAAAAGAGGGAAATGTCCGCTCACTCCCGAAGAAGTTGGTGTCATGCTTAGAGCACTAGGCTTCAAAAATGATACCTATCTGTATGTGGCTTCTGGCGAAATCTATGGTGGGGAGGCCACTCTACAACCTCTGCGGGGACTTTTCCCCAACTTCTACACAAAAGATATGCTTGCTGCCGAGGAGTTGAAATCTCTGTTGCCCTTCGCTTCCCGCCTAGCTGCTATAGACTACATTGTGTGTGATGAGAGTGATGTCTTTGTCACCAACAACAATGGTAACATGGCAAAGATACTAGCAGGTCGAAG GCGGTACATGGGCCACAAGAGGACAATTAAACCCAATGCGAAAAAGCTTAGTGCTTTATTCATGTCTCGGGACACAATGGGGTGGAGTACATTTGCGAAAAAGGTCAAGTCGGCTCAGAGGGGCTTCATGGGAGAACCGGATGAAATGAAACTAGGAAAAGGAGACTTCCAAGAATTTCCTGCTGATTGCATATGCAAGAGGCGTATCAGGCCGTCTATTAATGGAACATCTGAAGACAACGGCGATGTTTCTGTTAGTGATGGCTGGCGTAAACTCGGAAACAAAACTGTTGGAGAGGGTTGGGGTTCCCCCAAGGACGCTGACGTAGATGAGTTTTTGCGACGGGTGTGA